Proteins co-encoded in one Triplophysa dalaica isolate WHDGS20190420 chromosome 16, ASM1584641v1, whole genome shotgun sequence genomic window:
- the si:dkey-27i16.2 gene encoding regulator of cell cycle RGCC-like isoform X1, which translates to MTKMAAREHREAQRLSSFSIYIVFFLLISGLFVQNSCAFTSYTRHELLDIGLRIPGSYISNIQLVPEIAKTPYATHPTRPGGSARRRRRDRKQRRETWLHSGIPENAIELAGYNTHTADRTAEESGKTRGGGLCIYVNKAWCTNSVIVGRHCSANLEFLMVKCRPFYLPREVTSTIITAAYIPPDADAKVAMKELHAAISKQQTAHPEAAFIVAGDFNHSNLKTVLPKFHQHVSCHTRGNKTLDHVYTNMAEAYTTTPLPHLGQSDHLLCSHPQVFTSH; encoded by the exons AtgaccaagatggcggcgcgtgaacatcgcgaggctcagcgtctctccagttttagcatttatatagtgtttttcttgctcatctcgggcttGTTCGtacagaacagttgtgcattcacatcgtacacccgacatgagcttttggatatcggtttgcgcattcccggaagttacatcagcaacattcaactcgttcctgagatcgccaaaacaccctatgctacgcaccccacacggccgggcggaagtgctcgccggcggcgtcgagatcgtaaacaaaggCGAG aaacatggctacacagcggcataccggagaacgctattgagttagcgggctacaacacacacaccgcggatagaacggcagaggaatccggtaagacaagaggaggtggactgtgcatttatgtcaataaagcttggtgcacgaactctgttattgtcggaagacactgctcggctaaccttgagtttctcatggttaaatgtagaccgttttatctgccacgggaagtcacttccaccattataacggcagcttacattccaccggatgctgatgccaaggttgctatgaaagaacttcatgcagccatcagtaaacaacagactgctcacccggaggctgcatttattgttgcgggagattttaatcactctaacttaaagacagtgctccctaaatttcaccagcatgtttcctgccacacaagaggaaacaaaactttggatcatgtctatacaaacatggctgaagcttacaccacgacccccctcccccacctgggtcaatctgatcaccttctTTGttctcacccccaagtattcacctctcattaa
- the si:dkey-27i16.2 gene encoding regulator of cell cycle RGCC-like isoform X2: MTKMAAREHREAQRLSSFSIYIVFFLLISGLFVQNSCAFTSYTRHELLDIGLRIPGSYISNIQLVPEIAKTPYATHPTRPGGSARRRRRDRKQRRGKRGGLRAKLKLTPHRLSLPCIFHANVRSLVNKMDEIRLRIINNKRLLNCNVIIFTETWLHSGIPENAIELAGYNTHTADRTAEESVFTSH, translated from the exons AtgaccaagatggcggcgcgtgaacatcgcgaggctcagcgtctctccagttttagcatttatatagtgtttttcttgctcatctcgggcttGTTCGtacagaacagttgtgcattcacatcgtacacccgacatgagcttttggatatcggtttgcgcattcccggaagttacatcagcaacattcaactcgttcctgagatcgccaaaacaccctatgctacgcaccccacacggccgggcggaagtgctcgccggcggcgtcgagatcgtaaacaaaggCGAGGTAagcgcggagggctaagagctaagctaaAGCTAACACCACACAGGCTCTCTTTACCGTGCATTTTCcatgctaatgtacgatcattagtgaacaaaatggatgagattcgactccgcatcatcaacaataaaagacttttgaactgcaatgtcataatcttcacagaaacatggctacacagcggcataccggagaacgctattgagttagcgggctacaacacacacaccgcggatagaacggcagaggaatccg tattcacctctcattaa
- the si:dkey-27i16.2 gene encoding regulator of cell cycle RGCC-like isoform X3, which yields MATPNHSELDVELGDLLQEFNDVVKELSTSHVNQHMFVKRPPGLTDTEDSDYSGETSLVNGSEEELNITSRTGAPTGMATDTSDLQSFIEKLDRDLTEM from the exons ATGGCAACACCAAATCATTCAG aGCTGGACGTGGAGTTGGGAGATTTACTGCAAGAGTTTAATGATGTGGTGAAGGAGTTGAGCACATCTCACGTCAATCAACACATGTTTGTGAAGAGACCCCCAGGACTGACTGATACAGAAGATTCAGATTACa GCGGTGAGACCTCACTGGTCAACGGTAGTGAAGAGGAGCTCAACATCACAAGCAGGACTGGAGCACCAACAG gCATGGCCACAGACACCAGTGACCTGCAGAGCTTTATTGAAAAATTGGACAGAGATCTTACAG AGATGTGA